The Anabaena sp. PCC 7108 region AATCAACTGGACGCTCAGTTACAGGATTATTGACAGGAAAAATTTCTATAGGTTGAGAATGAGCATCCGGGATTAATCTAATTGAATTGGAAATAAATAATTTTCTGGCAGGTTTGGGAATATCTGACTCTGGAAAGTGTAAACCCAAGTAAGGTTCTAAACTTTCGATTTTTTCTTCAGCGATCACAGAACCATGTCCATCATCATCGAATTTATATAACATGATTCTGTCAAATCCCGTCACTTTACGGACTTCCTGGACGATGATTTGACCAAATTCTCGGAGATTTTTAGTAGTTTCTAGTTGATTTATGGATGCTCTTGCTAAATGATAAAAGCTTAAAAATGGAATATTTTCTTGGGAAATAGCAGGTTCTAATTCCAGGATTAAAAACCCTTCAATATTCCGGTGAAATACGGCATCAAATACTGTGTATTCATCACCTTTTTTTCTAATCCAAATTTTGGTAGGATTAATAAAATCTAAATTCTGTTCTGATAAACCAGATTTAATTCTTTCTATTTGGAAGGGATCTACTAAATCTTCTAATTTTTTTTCCAACATATTCTCGGTAGAAATTCCGAAAATATTTAAGGTGTTATTACTAACTTGCAATACTTTTAATTCTGGTTCTTCTAAAACTAACAAAATACCATGAGGTTGAATTTTGCTCGAAATATGAATTGGTGCTTCTTTCAAGCTGGTAACATTCACATTCTGCACTTGTAACCCTATATTCATCTCGATTACCCTTTATTATCTAGGTGCGTCAAGAGCAGAATTAGCGATAGATTTTCTCACCTGTCAAGGTTAGTATTCTACCTAAATGTAAATCTCTTAGCGCTTTTAATTAAATTAATTTGCAGATTATTTCAGAAATATGCCGAAGCTGTAATAATTTTCCTATTTGTCTCGGCAAGAAATTAAATGAGCTATTTAGCTAATTCGCCATTTCCACTAAGCTTAATTTTTTTGTCCTGCTTAATATCATTTTATTTCTAATTTGTCATTGGGTATAGTTACCCTAATCTGCCAACTGGTTTCAGTGTAACAGGCAGTTTTACTGAATACCGATAAGAAATGTAAAATACAGGCGATTAAATAAATAGTTTTTATGTAGCTATGTTAAGTAAAAAATCAATAACATAATTTTGTTGATCAACTCAAATCCAAGTTCTAAACCACATCCGCAGGTGATAGTCTTTCAGAGAAAGAGGTAAACCCAAATAAATAGGCATCCAAAAAACAAAAGCAGCGACAATAATGAATGTAATTGTTACACCAAGCGCACGCAATTCTCGATGATAACTACGAAGACATTGATCAACAAACCAAGCGATGGCTATAAATACAAATACAACTGCACACATATAATGGTAAATAAACACGCAGCGATTTACCTTCACCCAAGGTAAGAAATTAGCTGCATAGTTAATAACTAAATATAAAGCAATCCAAGTATCAACACCGAGATTTTTAGGAATAAAAACGCGTTTTTGCTGTATTCCTGGTAAAACCATTTTTACAAATAGCATTCCTATTAAAAATATAATTGCTGCCAAGCCAAACCACCATAAAAAAGGATTACCCATAGCATGGACATCATAAACCACTTTCCCAGCACCAGCAGGTAAAGGAGGACCAAATACAGGGAGGGGATCTTTAATACTTTGAGTTGTTTGATAATAATAAGCCATCGGTCGAGTTAATAATGGCCATTTGTACCAAGCTGCACAATAAGGATGTACACTAGCGCTATTACCACCCAACTGAAGATGAAACTTCAAAATCTGTTGATGAACCGCTATAAATCCATACCTTTTATCTAGTTGGAGGTGAGGAATCCAAATTAGACTGTAGATGATGGCGGGGATAATTCCTAAATAGGATATCATCTGGAAAATATTAATTTGAGTGATATTTTGCAGTGGAGTTTGAATAGTCACATCGTCTGTTTTTACTTGAGATTCAACAGTAGAATTTAAGAGATACAAATAAGAGAATAAAGGAACGCGGGGTGACGGTGAAAAAGATTGCAGCCAAGGAATTATCCAAGCTGCTATCCACATTCCATAAGCACCTGCAAGAAACCATAAGCCATTCCACTTAGTACCGACTGACGCACCAAAACTAACCCCCGTCAGAACTAACCACAACCAACGCTGTTGTTTCTGTTTTTCTAAAGCTAATAAAAACAACCATTGCCCTAGTAAACCAAAGATAACTATATAGATATTACTAAGTGCATAACGAGATTCTACCAAAAACAAACCGTCACAAGCTGTAAATAAACCTGCTAATAAAGCGAAGCTACGGCGATAACTTAATTGATAAGTTAGTAAAACAACTATTAAAGGAATAAATGAACCTGTTAAAGCATTTGCCCAACGATAACTCCAAGGGGATAATAAAGAACCTGTCAACCCATTGACTGTATCGTGCCAAAAGGGGATGTGACTACCAATCCAAATACCAATGCCGATGATATATTGACTGAGGGGTGGGTGAGCATTAAAAAATGGGGTATGAGTAAGATAGTTATTGCCAAATTGGGCAAAGTAAACTTCATCAAATACCAAAGTGTTAAATCGATTCAGTCCCCAAAAACGTAAGGCAACTGAGAGGATAAAAATCCCTGCCATTCCCATTCTGAACCATGTTTTAGTCATTAGTGATTAGTAATTAGTCATTGGTGATTTTATCAGAAATAAACGGATTTAATACTCCTACTCTAGGGTAAGGCCAAAGGCATAGGTCTACACGTAGGTTGTGTTCAGCAATTCAAAACTGGATAACTTCTGGCTTCTTTAAAAAAAATTAACAATTATTCGAGATAATAACTGTACATAAAATAGGAAATCCAATACACCATGTCACAATTAGAACGACTACTAAAAATGGCAGAAGATGAGTTAACTGAGTACAGCACTGATGCCCGCAAGATGGAAAAAATGCGCCGGAAGATAGGTATATCAGTCTCATTAGCAGAACAGCGGCAAATTAAAGCTGAATTATTGGCTACCATGCAAACCAGTAAAATTGCAGAAATAGTGGAGGAACAACGACAAGCAGCAGCTTTACCATTTTGGGGAATTGCTGGATTGGGTTTGTTATTTGGGATTTCTCTCAATCAACCAATATGCTTATTAGCAGCGGTACTGGGAACGGTGGCAGCTTTTAGAATTCAGAAATGGGGTTGGCAATTGCAAGCAACTCGTCTATTGTTACGCACATTGGAAGATATTGAAGCACGTATTGCTCAACCAAATAAGTAATCAAACAGATACATACCTGATTTAGTTTGCAAAAAAAAATTTAGTCAACCGGATCTAGAGAATGTCCCGTAGGTTGCTAAACTAACAATTGTTACTTGTGTGTTATCGGTTATTACTAAAAAACTTTTGATGGAGATAGAAATTATGACAAAGTATGATCAGATATTTAACTCAAAAGAAACCACAGAAGAATCACTAAGTCCAGAAGAGGCAGTAGCAGCGATCGCAGTTATTACTGCCATAGTTGATTCTTCCATTGAAGACATAGATGCAGACAGTTTAGCAGACATTCTCTGGGAATTCGAGGTTTTTGACGAATACTCAGAAGAGGATATGACAGAGTTAGTTGATAGACTAATAGCGATCGCAGCAGCAGAAGGACTCGGACCTCTGTTTAATACCGCTAATGCTAGTCTGGCAGATGATGTAGTACTGGATGGCTTTGCGGCTGGGGTAATTATGCTGTTAGACGAGGATCTGAGTATCCCCACGCAAAAACAGCCTTACCTGAAAAAACTACAGCAAGCTTTAGAGATGGAAGATGAAGAAGCGGAGGAAATTACCAAAGAGGTGATAGCCGCTATTCAAGAAGCCGAAGAAGATGAAGAATACGGAGAAGACGAATATCAAACCATCATAGTTGATGACCTGGGTCAGCAGGTGTATGAGTCACCCTTGGGTAATTTTATCGTTCCCATACCAGTTAACCCAGATCAAGGGGGAAAAATTCAAAGTCAAGAAGGAATAGTTGGCTTTTCTGATGATGTCGGAACTTTACTGAGAATTGATTATTATCCTCTCCCTTCAGAATATGTAGAGGAAATCGAGTCTAAAGGACAGGAAAAATATTTGCACTCAATTCTTGTAGATAAGTATTTACCCCAGGCGATTTTTGCCAATGTTCCAAGTGCTAAGGTCAAGTATACCGAATATTTGCAAGATATTGCGGAGGGGTCTTACTATACCTTAGTCGATATGCCTAAAGGTTCAACGATTTCTAAACAAGAAAATAACGGAAATGCGATCAGATTAGATGCTTATCGAGGACTTTTAGCCTTTGTCAATGGAGAATTTTTGTATATAGTTAGCAGTCAGCGCAGCTTTTTTAATGGTGATACTCCCGGTTCTATTGAGGAGGAAGCTGAGGACATCAAGCAGCATATTTTAGTGTTTGTGGATACTATCGAGTTTAGTTAATTGGGACTTTTTGCAGTTGTAATTAGGGGTGATGTCTGTGGACAAAACCCTTTTTTAATTTTTTTCAGTGATTCAAATACAGTATCTTTAATCTTTAACCGCTGCTAACCAACCCTGTAAATCAGCCAAACAGGTGAAGTCTAACAGTGCTTCGCTCAAATTTTCTAGCACAGGTAATGGTAAAGCAGAAATTGAAGCGCGTATTTCGACCGATAATTCTCCAAACCGCTTAGTCAATAGTCGGATAACCAGATTAACTGTTGCTTCTTCTACTCCTTCTTCCCGTCCTTCTTCTTTGATTTCCTGGTAAACTCGCGTTTCTTTGAGTGTAATTCCTAGCATAGACTCTACCTCCCTGCGGCTGAGTTGTTCAAACTTATACACCATTATCGTCGTGATCATCTCTATTATGGCGCGACTTGATGGCGATGGTATTTCTTCACTGGTTCTTGTTAACAAATACCTAGCTTCTTCTGGTGCTTGACTTTCTTCTAAGGTAGTTAGTACCATCAATGCTACCCATACAGGTAATTGCCGAATATCTCCCAATTCATCTAAATATATTCGATGTACTTGGTCACTGTTGAGAAATCCCCGATGAGGATAAATATCGCTTTGTTCAGTATTGCGAGATGGATAAATTATAACTGCTTGCCAATCGCTAAATCTGGCACGGTTGCGGTAGAAATATAGTGAAGATTCAGCAAATACTCTTTCGTAAAGTATTTCATCTTTCTGAAATTGTACTTCGCAGAAATATACTACTCCTACACCTTCGGTTTCTGGTGGTAAAAATACGCCGTCAATTTCAAATTTAGGTTCTTTGACAGCTACGGAATCAAATCTGTAAGCATCTGCATTTGTTGGGGGATTTGTCAATAGTTGAAATAGCAGAGATGGATATTGTTGGAATAGTTTATAGAAGATTGAATCTCGACGCATAAAGGATGTTATTTATTTTGGAAATATGAAAGAATAAAAAAAGAGAGATCACTACTTTATACGATTTTATGCTGAACTGTAATTAAAAAATTAGTGAAGACGTTATAAATTAGAAGCAACTAGAGATGATTTAATATATAGCAGTCCTACTCTAAACATGAGAAAATATGTAGATAAAAATCCTTATTTTATAAGCATTTGAGGCTTCTTGAACTCTCACGTATCATTTAGAATTGCTATACCTCATTAGAGGCTTATTGATCTTCTATTTGTGGTTTAGGAAGAGAATTGATATCATCCTCAATTGCAGCATACCAATTATGATCAGCATCCAATAATGAATATCCTCTTTGAATCCATAGGTAGTATGCTCTCTCTCTAATCTCTTTTTCTCTTAGAGATACATAGCTTTCTCTGACACGATTATACAGGGAATTACCAAGAGTTTCAATTCCTTTTTCAAGGATACATTTCAGGTTATAAGCACTTTGAATTTGATAACCAGAATTTGCTAATACTAGAATCTTTTCATAAATTGCATAATCATTTTTGTAAGGTATAGGTTCACAGTTATTGTCTGTACATATAAATCCTGATTGATATCCTTCAATGTGAACTTCGAGTTTTTTATTATCGGAACGTTTAATGTAGTGATGTTTTAGCTCGTCCCAAAATTCATAGATAGTAGCTTGTGATTGAACTCTCACTCCAGACAGTCTATGTTTTTCACCATAGAAAAGAGGATCAAGAAAATTTAACGCCAATCCAGTTAACCAAGAATATGAGCGAATTCCAGTATGGATATATATGTTACCCCACATATAGATTCTTTTTATGATATCAAACCGAGGAACAACGGTTATTTTCTCGCTGCTTACAAAAGTGCTATAAACTTTAAGAAATTCACTCATATTACCTGGTGAATCTGAAACTATATATCCAGATATTCCCATACTCCACTTCAATCGAAGTTCTATCATGACACGAATCAAGGCTGGACTAACTTCATTCTGATCCGAAGGATCATTAAAATGTGTTTCACCAAAAATAATCTGTTCACAAGTGTCATAGTAGAGTCTATAATCGGGATCACTCAAAGAAACTTGAAATAAGTTTCCATTGTCATTGCTCTGTTGATAGTGATTTATTAAGCGCAAGCTATCCATCATATACTTTCGGATAAGTCCTCTCAATTTGATGGATACCAATTTTTGAAGGGAGTTTTCCTGTTGTAATTTATCTATAACATTCTGAATAACTTTGTTGAATGCAGAGCAATTTCCTCTGTAATATGCACGGTTTTGACACTTTTTTTTATAATCTGCAAGTGTCTTATAGTATATTGCCTCAGCTATGATGTTTATGTCAGATAAAAAAGGATTTTGGAGACCAAGCAATTTAGTCCATAATTCTTGGTATAGAAGGAGGTAATCTTGGCATTCATTAGTTAACTTCTCTATGTCTCCAGAATATGAAATGTTTTCAATATGTTGGTACTTTGAATAAACTTGTTCCACTATCTGAACAATACTCATAAATAATATTTCCTTTTACTTTAATTCAATTCAAATTTTATTGATTATTTTATAATATCATAGCTTGAATAATATGCAGTTATTTTTTCTGTATTTTCATTACAGTATTGTCAGAGTGATTTTTTTATAAAAGCATCATACTATTCAAAATGTAGGTTTAAAACAATTTCAGCATAAGTTTTCTCGATTGATCCTTCAGCAAATAAATAGAGGCGTATCACTAGTGTGGACTTCCACCAATGATATTTTTCTCCCAAATTTCTCCTAAACTATATTCTTCTAACCAAGATTCTAATTCTTCCGGATGTAATCGCTTAAATTGCGACTCCTTACCCACTCTATCTACTGTAATTACATCTTCAGGATTAAAGTTATCTAAAAAAGAAGTAGATTGAGTGCTGATAAGAATTTGTGTATGATAGGAAGCCTTACCAAACATCGCAGCTACAACATTAAGAGCATAAGGATGCAAACCAAGTTCCGGTTCATCAACAATAATTAATGCTGGAAGTTCATCTTCTGGCTGTAAAAGCAATGTAGTCAGGCAGATAGCACGTAAAGTACCGTCAGAAAATTGGTGTGGTCCAAACACTTGATCTGATTCTTTGTGCAGCCAGTTGAGAATAACATGATGCCCTCTACGTACAAGCACAAAATCATCGAAAAAGGGTGCAATCAAACGAATTGTTTTGACAATACGCTGATAGGCTGTACTATGATCTTCACGGAATCTAAGAAGTAATGCGGCTAGATTTCCAGCATCAGGCATCAACCAGCGATTGTCATCAACATAACAGGATTGACGGACTGCGGCTGTAGAAGATGTATCATGAAAGTGGTAAACACGGCAGCGGTTGAGCAAGAATTCAATCACTTGAGATGTTTGCATACCTCCGTGCGCTGCTGCGCTGATTTTTGTCTCCTGATGTCCTGCACCCAATGAGTCTTTTGTTCCAGGCAAGAAGCGGTTTTCCCAAAAGGTTGCTTCTTCTAAACTCAATGTCTCTTCAGCAAAAATCAGCGTATCCCCTGCTGCATGAAACAAACGCAAATTATATGCATAGGGAGCATCATGAAATTCAAACTCTAGTTTCGCTTCTATTTGCGGTGTTATCTTAGCTCCAAAATGTAACAGAGATTGAGCGTAACCGGATATGCCAATATATTGTTGAAGCCGTCCAGCCATCATCTCATTCAGCATCTTAAAAAAAGAAATGAGATTACTTTTACCTGCTCCATTAGCACCAATCAAGATATTTAAAGGACGCAATTCAATATCCATTGTTTTAATGGACTTGAAACCGTTGATAATTACTCGTTGCAGCATGGTTAATAATTAGTATTTATGCAGAATTTTTCTATATAACATCTATGTTTAGCTATTATACAGATATTTATTATACAAACGAGCAATTGTAAGAAGATTGTCTTAAAATTTAATCCGCCGATAAATTTCATTCATCGGAATTTCTACATTTAAACTATGCAGACAAACTGACAAATCAATCTGATCATAAACTTGCAATTGCCAAAGATTATTATTTTGATCTTCCTGTTTATAATAATGCTCAATATAAGGTTCAGTTTGACTGACAAGCACATATTCACAAAAGCTAGAAAGAGAGCGATATTTTCTAAATTTCTCTCCTCTATCATAACCTTCCGTAGAAGGAGAAAGAACTTCAATAATCAGTAAAGGATTGAGAATTTCATCAGTACGATTGCCGTTAAATTCCGGTTCACCATTAATAACCAGAACATCTGCATAAGTTCCATGATGAAAATTAGGAATCCAAACCCGCAAATCACTACCATAAAAACGAAAATCAGTATCTCTGAGTAAAAAACCCAAATAAATTAATATATTACTAGCTATCGCACTATGAACTTCTGAACCTCCTGGCATAGTAATAATCTCTCCGTTGCGGTATTCGTGGCGTTCTTCGGCTGTTTCCTCCATCGCTCGAT contains the following coding sequences:
- a CDS encoding AAA family ATPase, which codes for MLQRVIINGFKSIKTMDIELRPLNILIGANGAGKSNLISFFKMLNEMMAGRLQQYIGISGYAQSLLHFGAKITPQIEAKLEFEFHDAPYAYNLRLFHAAGDTLIFAEETLSLEEATFWENRFLPGTKDSLGAGHQETKISAAAHGGMQTSQVIEFLLNRCRVYHFHDTSSTAAVRQSCYVDDNRWLMPDAGNLAALLLRFREDHSTAYQRIVKTIRLIAPFFDDFVLVRRGHHVILNWLHKESDQVFGPHQFSDGTLRAICLTTLLLQPEDELPALIIVDEPELGLHPYALNVVAAMFGKASYHTQILISTQSTSFLDNFNPEDVITVDRVGKESQFKRLHPEELESWLEEYSLGEIWEKNIIGGSPH
- a CDS encoding DUF2934 domain-containing protein encodes the protein MSIVQIVEQVYSKYQHIENISYSGDIEKLTNECQDYLLLYQELWTKLLGLQNPFLSDINIIAEAIYYKTLADYKKKCQNRAYYRGNCSAFNKVIQNVIDKLQQENSLQKLVSIKLRGLIRKYMMDSLRLINHYQQSNDNGNLFQVSLSDPDYRLYYDTCEQIIFGETHFNDPSDQNEVSPALIRVMIELRLKWSMGISGYIVSDSPGNMSEFLKVYSTFVSSEKITVVPRFDIIKRIYMWGNIYIHTGIRSYSWLTGLALNFLDPLFYGEKHRLSGVRVQSQATIYEFWDELKHHYIKRSDNKKLEVHIEGYQSGFICTDNNCEPIPYKNDYAIYEKILVLANSGYQIQSAYNLKCILEKGIETLGNSLYNRVRESYVSLREKEIRERAYYLWIQRGYSLLDADHNWYAAIEDDINSLPKPQIEDQ
- a CDS encoding Rpn family recombination-promoting nuclease/putative transposase codes for the protein MRRDSIFYKLFQQYPSLLFQLLTNPPTNADAYRFDSVAVKEPKFEIDGVFLPPETEGVGVVYFCEVQFQKDEILYERVFAESSLYFYRNRARFSDWQAVIIYPSRNTEQSDIYPHRGFLNSDQVHRIYLDELGDIRQLPVWVALMVLTTLEESQAPEEARYLLTRTSEEIPSPSSRAIIEMITTIMVYKFEQLSRREVESMLGITLKETRVYQEIKEEGREEGVEEATVNLVIRLLTKRFGELSVEIRASISALPLPVLENLSEALLDFTCLADLQGWLAAVKD
- a CDS encoding Uma2 family endonuclease, with translation MVIAQTNPPNLTPEATITDFTPDEYRAMEETAEERHEYRNGEIITMPGGSEVHSAIASNILIYLGFLLRDTDFRFYGSDLRVWIPNFHHGTYADVLVINGEPEFNGNRTDEILNPLLIIEVLSPSTEGYDRGEKFRKYRSLSSFCEYVLVSQTEPYIEHYYKQEDQNNNLWQLQVYDQIDLSVCLHSLNVEIPMNEIYRRIKF
- a CDS encoding dolichyl-phosphate-mannose--protein mannosyltransferase, translated to MTKTWFRMGMAGIFILSVALRFWGLNRFNTLVFDEVYFAQFGNNYLTHTPFFNAHPPLSQYIIGIGIWIGSHIPFWHDTVNGLTGSLLSPWSYRWANALTGSFIPLIVVLLTYQLSYRRSFALLAGLFTACDGLFLVESRYALSNIYIVIFGLLGQWLFLLALEKQKQQRWLWLVLTGVSFGASVGTKWNGLWFLAGAYGMWIAAWIIPWLQSFSPSPRVPLFSYLYLLNSTVESQVKTDDVTIQTPLQNITQINIFQMISYLGIIPAIIYSLIWIPHLQLDKRYGFIAVHQQILKFHLQLGGNSASVHPYCAAWYKWPLLTRPMAYYYQTTQSIKDPLPVFGPPLPAGAGKVVYDVHAMGNPFLWWFGLAAIIFLIGMLFVKMVLPGIQQKRVFIPKNLGVDTWIALYLVINYAANFLPWVKVNRCVFIYHYMCAVVFVFIAIAWFVDQCLRSYHRELRALGVTITFIIVAAFVFWMPIYLGLPLSLKDYHLRMWFRTWI